Proteins encoded within one genomic window of Bacteroidia bacterium:
- a CDS encoding glycosyltransferase, with translation MKILLGFSYYNYPVDVATTINQWLSRLRSAGFEVESFPLTVNPPGPPFWWKQLDMRWNLGDKGLLQMYENLARKAEDFDIFINWNGINIHPEFIQTLPTFNIYACFDDPEASEFLSKPVAPYYDLCMVGNIAEVDTYKSWGVKNAKFWPLGFLSTDYDPSLTEEQIMTGNRTNDIALLCERKFIPDRIKRLDQYASAFPDGSYFGAGWPKGFLDENQRIPLYLNTKIGPNFHNSTGPINFRTYTLPACGVLQICDNKSHLGKIFELDKEVIGFDTIPEAIEKTKYYLAHDEERRAIAAAGWRRSIKEYNEVSVFGLIEKYVLEINPNFKPKKNPTILGVEKAKRQRLITTPKRLFYFFRDKIAPVDYLIQNH, from the coding sequence ATGAAAATTCTACTAGGATTTAGCTACTATAACTACCCTGTTGACGTTGCTACAACAATAAATCAGTGGCTAAGCAGATTACGTTCAGCCGGTTTTGAGGTGGAAAGTTTCCCATTAACCGTTAATCCGCCGGGGCCTCCTTTTTGGTGGAAACAACTCGATATGCGCTGGAATTTGGGTGATAAAGGATTATTGCAGATGTATGAAAACCTTGCCAGAAAGGCAGAAGATTTCGACATTTTCATTAATTGGAATGGTATTAATATTCATCCGGAATTTATCCAAACACTTCCAACATTTAATATTTATGCCTGCTTTGACGACCCTGAAGCTTCCGAATTTCTATCCAAACCGGTGGCTCCTTACTACGACCTCTGCATGGTAGGTAATATTGCAGAAGTTGATACCTACAAATCCTGGGGAGTAAAAAATGCTAAATTTTGGCCTCTTGGGTTTCTATCTACCGATTATGATCCTTCACTCACGGAAGAACAAATTATGACGGGAAATAGAACAAATGACATCGCTCTTCTTTGTGAAAGGAAATTTATACCAGACAGAATTAAAAGACTCGATCAATACGCCAGCGCTTTCCCAGATGGTAGCTATTTTGGTGCAGGCTGGCCTAAAGGTTTTTTGGATGAAAATCAAAGAATTCCACTTTACCTAAACACTAAAATTGGCCCCAATTTCCACAATAGCACCGGCCCAATTAATTTTAGAACTTATACCCTCCCTGCCTGTGGTGTGCTTCAGATATGCGATAACAAAAGCCATTTGGGAAAAATATTTGAATTAGATAAGGAAGTTATTGGATTTGATACCATTCCGGAGGCAATTGAAAAAACCAAGTACTACCTTGCCCATGATGAAGAAAGACGAGCAATTGCCGCTGCCGGTTGGAGACGTAGCATCAAGGAATACAACGAGGTAAGTGTTTTTGGTTTGATTGAAAAATATGTTTTAGAAATAAACCCAAATTTCAAACCTAAAAAGAATCCTACCATTTTAGGTGTAGAAAAAGCCAAAAGACAAAGGCTGATTACCACTCCAAAACGATTGTTCTATTTCTTTAGAGATAAAATAGCTCCGGTTGATTACCTTATTCAAAACCATTAA
- a CDS encoding DegT/DnrJ/EryC1/StrS family aminotransferase, with translation MIDYENLRKLNEPFFSEYQDVFKKTLESGWYILGKEVESFEIEYANYCGTKYCIGVASGLDALILALDAYEFPEGSEVLVPSNTYIATILAILKAGLKPILVEPSISTYTINKQGILKAITPKTKAIMVVHLYGKVCPMDEIMEVATEFNLTVIEDCAQSHGAQVNGTKSGNLGHCGAHSFYPTKNLGALGDAGAITTNDTQLADKLKYLRNYGSKVKYYNDYIGINSRLDEIQAAFLRVKLRHLDQINSHKRKLATIYNLELSDHFIKPIVDPNYFDVYHIYAIRHQQRDQLKNYLLDHGVKTEIHYPIPPHKQKAYENLFPNLSFPVSEEIHQTILSLPISFCHSEEDIHTVVDLLNKF, from the coding sequence ATGATCGACTACGAAAATCTTAGAAAACTAAATGAACCATTCTTTTCAGAATACCAAGATGTTTTCAAAAAAACCTTGGAAAGTGGATGGTATATTTTAGGAAAGGAGGTTGAATCCTTTGAAATTGAATACGCAAATTATTGTGGGACTAAATACTGTATTGGTGTTGCATCTGGACTGGATGCGCTTATTTTAGCATTAGACGCTTATGAATTTCCGGAAGGGAGTGAAGTTTTAGTCCCTTCGAACACTTATATCGCTACCATTCTGGCCATCCTTAAAGCAGGACTTAAACCTATTCTGGTTGAACCTTCAATAAGCACTTATACCATAAATAAACAAGGAATACTTAAGGCGATTACCCCAAAAACAAAGGCCATTATGGTTGTTCACCTTTATGGCAAAGTATGTCCAATGGACGAAATTATGGAGGTGGCCACCGAGTTCAACCTGACAGTAATTGAAGATTGCGCTCAAAGCCATGGTGCGCAGGTAAATGGTACCAAATCCGGTAACCTTGGCCATTGCGGAGCACATAGCTTTTACCCTACAAAAAACCTTGGAGCCCTTGGTGATGCCGGTGCAATTACAACCAATGACACCCAACTGGCTGATAAATTAAAATACCTTAGAAACTACGGATCTAAAGTTAAATATTATAACGACTACATCGGGATTAATTCCAGATTAGATGAAATTCAAGCCGCCTTTCTTAGAGTCAAATTGAGACACCTCGACCAGATAAACTCCCATAAAAGAAAGTTAGCTACTATTTATAACCTTGAATTATCTGATCATTTTATAAAACCAATTGTCGACCCCAATTACTTCGATGTCTACCACATTTATGCCATCAGACATCAACAAAGAGATCAACTAAAAAATTACTTATTAGATCATGGAGTAAAAACAGAAATTCATTACCCTATTCCTCCTCATAAACAAAAAGCGTATGAAAACCTCTTCCCTAACCTGAGTTTCCCAGTTTCTGAAGAAATACACCAAACTATTTTAAGCCTGCCAATTTCCTTCTGCCATTCTGAGGAAGACATTCATACTGTTGTTGATTTGTTAAATAAATTTTGA
- a CDS encoding FdtA/QdtA family cupin domain-containing protein, with the protein MAHILDLKTFTDSRGNLTVIEKVIPFDIKRIFYIYGVDDSVRGGHRHKKTIQAAVCIQGSCIIGNNNGMVKSEFLLDKPHKCLILEPEDWHQMYQFTPDAILMVLASEFFDPSDYIYQPYPEL; encoded by the coding sequence TTGGCACATATTCTTGATCTAAAAACATTCACAGATTCTCGTGGAAATCTAACTGTAATTGAAAAAGTAATTCCATTTGATATTAAACGAATATTCTATATCTATGGCGTCGATGATTCAGTTAGAGGAGGACATAGGCATAAAAAAACCATCCAGGCGGCTGTATGTATTCAAGGTTCCTGCATTATCGGAAACAACAATGGAATGGTCAAGTCTGAGTTTCTTCTAGATAAACCTCATAAATGCCTGATATTAGAACCGGAAGATTGGCATCAGATGTATCAGTTTACCCCGGATGCCATCCTAATGGTTTTGGCTTCCGAGTTTTTTGATCCTTCTGATTATATTTACCAACCATACCCAGAACTATGA
- a CDS encoding glycosyl transferase, translating to MRLNFCTLFDSNYLSRGLVLYDSLIANCPDFHLYVFAFDEKCYSILKTLNLPKLTPISLEEYEDEELLQVKKSRTIAEYCWTNTPSTVWYILNNFEVDHCTYLDADMVFYSNPGQLIEEMGEKSVLITEHRYTNPEGLEEKAGKYNVQFITFKNNTNGREVCLWWRNACLEWCFDRFEDGKFGDQKYLDDWPTRFEGVHVLQHEGGGLATWNIQQYITSKDANGKLSIESKISRKKFQVVFFHYHALKFFQNNIVYFTPDILPKEAIKLFYFPYVNLLTRKRTELIQKFPDIEPNGIIKPSPKPPLTLRDKLYLCRKDFFYYFFRFKPIQAINAVKAHLNEFERHHYYKY from the coding sequence ATGAGACTTAACTTTTGCACCCTCTTTGATAGCAATTACTTATCCCGAGGATTGGTGCTTTATGATTCATTAATAGCCAATTGCCCGGATTTCCATCTGTACGTTTTTGCTTTTGATGAAAAATGCTATTCCATTTTAAAAACATTGAATCTGCCTAAGCTTACTCCGATAAGCTTAGAAGAATACGAAGATGAAGAATTATTACAAGTTAAAAAATCCAGAACCATTGCTGAATACTGTTGGACAAATACGCCTTCTACAGTCTGGTATATTCTGAATAATTTCGAGGTTGACCACTGTACCTACCTGGATGCAGATATGGTCTTTTATTCCAATCCCGGCCAATTGATTGAAGAAATGGGTGAAAAATCTGTGTTAATTACTGAACACAGATACACTAACCCTGAAGGACTTGAAGAAAAAGCTGGCAAATACAATGTTCAATTTATTACCTTTAAAAACAACACCAACGGAAGAGAAGTTTGTTTATGGTGGAGAAACGCATGTTTGGAATGGTGCTTTGATCGATTTGAAGATGGTAAATTTGGAGATCAGAAATACCTGGACGATTGGCCAACCCGATTTGAAGGAGTGCATGTTTTGCAACATGAAGGAGGTGGCCTGGCAACCTGGAATATTCAACAGTATATTACTTCAAAAGATGCTAACGGAAAACTTTCTATTGAATCAAAAATCAGTAGGAAAAAATTTCAGGTTGTATTCTTTCATTACCATGCATTAAAATTCTTTCAAAACAATATAGTTTACTTTACCCCTGACATTTTACCTAAAGAGGCCATTAAATTATTCTATTTCCCTTACGTTAACCTCTTAACAAGGAAGAGAACAGAATTAATTCAGAAATTCCCCGACATAGAACCCAATGGTATTATTAAACCTTCCCCTAAACCACCACTTACTCTTAGAGATAAATTATACCTTTGCCGAAAGGACTTTTTCTATTACTTCTTTAGGTTTAAACCTATTCAGGCTATAAATGCTGTAAAAGCCCATCTAAACGAATTTGAAAGGCACCATTACTACAAATACTAA
- a CDS encoding methyltransferase, TIGR04325 family — protein MGFGQVNSTFLKYWIALFTPPVVIKIYKKLFFNPEIVTQPEKKYGWFGKFESFDEVKKEAKGYEDQLIFNKALQSVMAVKKGKASFERDTVLFYKEEFIWPVVTCILHAHSQSKNQLQIIDFGGAFGSTYFQNRKFFSHLDNWKWTVVEQPHFVKTGKEQLQDEHLHFAINLEECYEASKKPILLLSSVLQYIENPYECIKYLLNFDFEHIIIDRNAFLQSEEERITIQKVPPEIYDASYPCYFFSESKFLNAFMEQYYLFAEFPSSTDNDGLTDDGIRIYWKGFYLIRKPKNET, from the coding sequence ATGGGATTTGGTCAAGTAAATAGTACTTTCCTAAAATATTGGATAGCTTTATTTACTCCTCCTGTTGTTATTAAGATTTATAAAAAATTATTTTTCAATCCAGAAATTGTAACCCAACCGGAGAAAAAATATGGTTGGTTTGGAAAATTTGAGTCGTTTGATGAGGTTAAAAAAGAGGCCAAAGGATATGAAGATCAATTAATTTTTAACAAAGCACTTCAGTCTGTAATGGCCGTAAAAAAAGGTAAAGCGTCTTTTGAGAGAGATACGGTTTTATTCTACAAGGAGGAATTTATTTGGCCGGTTGTTACTTGCATTTTACACGCTCATTCTCAATCAAAGAACCAACTTCAAATCATAGATTTTGGAGGGGCTTTTGGTAGCACCTATTTTCAAAACAGAAAGTTTTTTTCTCATTTGGATAACTGGAAATGGACTGTTGTTGAACAGCCCCATTTTGTTAAAACAGGCAAAGAGCAATTACAAGATGAACACCTTCACTTTGCAATTAACTTAGAAGAATGCTATGAAGCAAGCAAAAAACCAATTTTGCTGTTATCCAGTGTCTTACAATATATTGAAAACCCTTACGAGTGCATCAAATACCTTTTGAATTTTGATTTCGAACATATAATCATCGATCGAAATGCTTTCCTTCAGTCAGAAGAAGAAAGAATTACTATTCAAAAAGTCCCCCCTGAAATTTATGATGCATCTTATCCCTGCTACTTCTTCAGCGAATCGAAATTTTTGAATGCTTTCATGGAACAGTATTACCTATTCGCTGAATTTCCGAGTTCAACCGATAATGATGGTTTAACCGATGATGGAATACGAATCTATTGGAAAGGTTTTTACTTAATAAGAAAACCCAAAAATGAGACTTAA
- a CDS encoding class I SAM-dependent methyltransferase, with amino-acid sequence MMEYKFSNLSLCDEEGMVFKKDDKFFRGIFNSQASILKFIQSTSFINLQAKGFLPETFLVENNNDQTFASILEHESANFVTYPHEWSFDMFKDACLFFLQLVEESVKNGHTIKDGHLYNIVFFNSKPKFVDIGSVVPSSGDIPSLNQFKQTALIPLMIWAKGYYLIANSLIRDDNGRVSLEDSFSIYKGLILANSTNIKGISKYLETRKVEFPMVWERNTGKLIHAIQSLKQEHQKSSWENYHKEYINQGKIIKTTPRFDTIVSIIKSLDVKSVYDVACNEGLLSLLVSERCENVEKIISSDFDENAINHFYLFLKENPVFNNITVAVSNFMTPTHSFQEDLPEERFQCDCVVALALTHHLILGQKFHIQAIAKRFASFTKKYLIIEFMPLGLWGGGTDPYPVIPDYYTENWYLNAFAPFFEIMDRKELETNRVCFVLKKK; translated from the coding sequence ATGATGGAATATAAATTTAGTAACCTCTCCCTTTGCGATGAAGAAGGAATGGTTTTTAAAAAAGATGATAAATTTTTTAGGGGGATATTTAATTCCCAAGCTTCTATTCTAAAATTTATTCAATCTACAAGTTTTATAAATCTACAAGCAAAAGGATTTCTTCCTGAAACTTTCCTTGTTGAAAATAACAATGACCAAACCTTTGCCTCCATTTTGGAACATGAATCGGCCAACTTTGTTACTTACCCTCATGAATGGTCGTTTGATATGTTCAAAGATGCCTGTCTATTCTTCCTTCAATTGGTTGAAGAATCAGTAAAAAACGGACATACAATTAAAGATGGTCACCTATATAACATCGTTTTTTTTAATAGCAAACCAAAGTTTGTTGACATAGGCAGTGTTGTTCCTTCATCAGGTGATATTCCCTCCCTCAATCAATTTAAACAAACAGCTCTTATACCACTTATGATTTGGGCAAAAGGCTATTACCTTATTGCCAATAGTTTAATTCGAGACGATAATGGCCGGGTTTCCCTTGAAGATTCTTTCTCTATTTATAAAGGCTTAATACTTGCCAATAGCACCAACATTAAAGGAATCTCCAAGTATTTAGAAACCAGAAAAGTTGAATTCCCAATGGTTTGGGAAAGAAACACCGGTAAATTGATTCATGCCATCCAAAGCTTAAAACAAGAACATCAAAAATCATCTTGGGAAAACTACCACAAGGAATATATCAATCAAGGTAAAATTATTAAAACAACTCCAAGGTTTGATACCATTGTTTCCATTATTAAATCTTTAGATGTGAAATCTGTTTATGATGTGGCTTGCAATGAAGGACTTTTGTCTTTGCTAGTTTCTGAAAGATGCGAAAATGTTGAAAAAATAATTTCTTCCGACTTTGATGAAAATGCTATCAACCATTTTTACCTCTTTCTTAAAGAGAATCCCGTTTTTAATAATATCACTGTTGCCGTAAGCAACTTCATGACTCCAACCCACTCTTTTCAGGAAGACCTTCCGGAAGAAAGATTCCAATGTGATTGCGTAGTAGCTTTAGCTTTGACTCACCACTTGATTCTTGGACAAAAATTTCATATTCAGGCTATCGCTAAACGTTTCGCAAGTTTTACCAAAAAATACCTGATTATTGAATTTATGCCTTTGGGACTATGGGGAGGAGGAACAGATCCTTACCCAGTTATTCCCGACTATTATACTGAGAATTGGTATTTAAACGCTTTTGCTCCTTTCTTTGAAATTATGGATCGCAAAGAATTGGAAACGAATCGGGTATGTTTCGTTTTAAAGAAAAAGTAA
- a CDS encoding ATP-binding cassette domain-containing protein: MSTIIKVENLSKLYRLGKVSTGTLKDDLRIAWANLMKKENPFFKIGEENDRTSAIKGDYVWALKDINFSVEQGQVLGIIGKNGAGKSTLLKILSRVTSPSSGSIKVKGRIASLLEVGTGFHPDLTGRENVFLSGAILGMTYSEVKRKFDEIVAFSGVDKYIDTPVKRYSSGMYVRLAFAVSAHLEPEILIIDEVLAVGDLEFQKKCLGKMKDVSGEGRTVLFVSHNMTAIKQLCSNALLLSNGQVAKMGGVDEIVDKYFDIQSNLAQTITIDKRADRQGNGSSKFTSLKINSMESTDLVRVECADTLTIEFIIQNIKSGFSGKVVVGIYDQSDTRIAFLDSEASGMIIKSDSKDFKVTATFPPNVSLGIGKFFLNIALFNNFEMADYVQTAAEIEIVESDFFGSSKTVPIDTKVLIRNTWTFNDGI, from the coding sequence GTGTCTACTATAATAAAAGTTGAAAATTTAAGCAAACTTTATAGGTTAGGTAAAGTTAGTACCGGAACTTTAAAGGATGATTTAAGGATTGCCTGGGCTAATTTAATGAAAAAAGAAAACCCCTTTTTCAAAATTGGAGAAGAAAACGACCGAACTTCTGCCATAAAAGGCGACTATGTTTGGGCATTAAAAGACATCAATTTCTCCGTTGAACAAGGTCAGGTACTTGGAATAATCGGAAAAAATGGGGCAGGTAAATCAACACTTCTAAAAATACTATCAAGAGTAACCAGTCCTTCATCTGGATCTATAAAGGTAAAAGGTAGAATTGCAAGCTTACTTGAAGTAGGTACTGGCTTTCATCCAGATTTAACAGGCCGTGAAAATGTCTTCCTAAGTGGAGCTATTTTAGGAATGACGTATTCTGAAGTGAAAAGAAAGTTTGATGAAATTGTAGCCTTTAGCGGCGTTGATAAATACATCGATACTCCGGTAAAAAGGTATAGTAGCGGAATGTATGTCCGCTTGGCTTTCGCAGTCTCTGCACATTTAGAACCTGAAATATTAATTATTGACGAAGTCTTAGCAGTGGGAGATTTAGAGTTCCAGAAAAAATGCCTCGGAAAAATGAAGGATGTAAGCGGTGAAGGCAGAACCGTATTGTTTGTTAGTCACAACATGACGGCAATTAAACAGCTCTGTTCCAATGCCTTGCTTCTTTCGAATGGACAAGTGGCTAAAATGGGCGGAGTCGATGAAATTGTAGATAAATATTTTGACATTCAATCCAATTTGGCACAAACCATTACCATTGACAAACGTGCCGACAGACAAGGAAACGGATCCTCTAAATTCACTAGTTTAAAGATTAATTCGATGGAATCAACCGATTTAGTTCGAGTTGAATGTGCTGATACCTTAACCATTGAGTTTATTATCCAAAATATAAAGTCAGGCTTTTCCGGAAAGGTTGTGGTTGGCATCTATGACCAAAGCGATACCCGAATTGCCTTTTTGGATAGTGAAGCGTCCGGAATGATTATCAAATCCGATTCTAAAGATTTTAAGGTAACGGCAACCTTTCCCCCAAATGTGTCTTTGGGAATCGGAAAGTTTTTCCTTAACATAGCATTATTTAATAATTTTGAAATGGCTGATTACGTGCAAACAGCAGCAGAAATTGAAATTGTTGAATCTGACTTTTTTGGTTCTAGTAAAACAGTTCCAATTGATACCAAAGTTCTTATAAGAAACACCTGGACATTTAATGATGGAATATAA
- a CDS encoding ABC transporter permease has product MRLFLQSEFNSLENQKEQNWTMEIKPTKSWFDIGLGDVWNYRDLLWLFVKRDIVTVYQQTILGVFWFFIPPVLTTITYLVIFSEVAKIPTNDSPPVLFYLCGIVIWSYFAECFNRTSATFSSNAGIFGKVYFPRLVVPMSTVISSLFKFGVQFLLFLLIFGFYFIKYPGTLQVGLSIFLLPYLLLLMAVIGMGTGMIFSSLTTKYRDFTFLIGFGMQLLMYATPVIYPTSFIPERFRIYSLINPLSSIVETFRYIFLHAGSIPWNGLAYSSIFAFLSLVIGIFVFSKVERSFMDTI; this is encoded by the coding sequence ATGAGACTATTTTTGCAATCTGAATTTAATTCGTTGGAAAACCAGAAGGAACAAAATTGGACAATGGAAATCAAACCAACCAAATCATGGTTTGATATTGGTTTAGGTGATGTTTGGAATTACAGAGATTTACTTTGGTTATTTGTAAAAAGAGATATTGTTACCGTTTATCAGCAAACCATTTTAGGTGTGTTTTGGTTCTTTATCCCACCTGTTTTAACTACCATAACCTACTTAGTAATTTTTAGTGAAGTTGCGAAAATCCCAACTAACGACTCCCCCCCTGTTTTGTTTTACCTATGCGGTATTGTTATTTGGAGCTATTTTGCTGAGTGTTTCAACAGAACCTCTGCCACCTTTTCATCCAATGCAGGAATTTTCGGAAAGGTGTATTTTCCCAGGTTAGTGGTTCCAATGTCAACTGTAATTTCGAGTCTCTTTAAATTTGGTGTCCAGTTTTTACTATTCCTTTTGATTTTTGGCTTTTATTTTATTAAATATCCAGGTACCCTCCAGGTGGGATTATCCATATTCCTTCTGCCCTATTTACTTCTTCTCATGGCAGTTATAGGAATGGGAACCGGAATGATTTTCTCCTCATTAACTACCAAATACCGTGATTTTACTTTTCTAATCGGATTCGGAATGCAATTATTGATGTACGCAACCCCGGTTATTTATCCCACTTCATTCATTCCTGAAAGATTTAGAATCTATTCCCTTATTAATCCATTATCATCCATTGTGGAAACCTTTAGGTATATTTTTTTACATGCAGGTTCAATTCCATGGAATGGTTTAGCTTATTCTTCCATCTTTGCTTTCTTAAGTTTAGTTATAGGGATTTTTGTGTTTTCAAAAGTTGAACGTTCCTTTATGGATACCATTTAA